In Puniceicoccus vermicola, a single window of DNA contains:
- a CDS encoding outer membrane protein, with the protein MKTPLCLLFLSTSLLPVTAQEYMGMESYEEEPETRLFGSIASPVVFPDGDDWDYSAGIEGRLGITLGRGLRIYGLLGYSYWYTEGDAWIDGFDSEGVEGDAGVFSVGGGIEYMVEINPSHSFSFGANYQYQYVDSHVDYNFSTPFLIEREKIHIDDASAVYAGVDYYFHYNPSVALSFGLGYLFNIDTAGVSFQGEHVKDTKFEGFTLRVGAEF; encoded by the coding sequence ATGAAAACACCGCTCTGCCTTCTCTTTCTCTCGACTTCCCTTCTCCCGGTTACCGCTCAGGAATACATGGGAATGGAGTCCTACGAGGAAGAACCAGAAACCCGCCTTTTCGGTTCCATTGCCAGCCCCGTGGTCTTCCCCGACGGCGATGATTGGGATTATTCGGCCGGCATCGAAGGCCGCCTCGGAATCACTCTCGGACGAGGACTACGGATTTACGGTCTCCTCGGATACTCCTACTGGTATACGGAAGGTGATGCGTGGATCGACGGTTTCGACAGTGAAGGGGTCGAAGGCGACGCCGGAGTCTTTTCCGTCGGTGGTGGTATCGAGTACATGGTGGAGATCAATCCCAGCCATTCCTTCTCCTTCGGAGCGAACTACCAATACCAATACGTAGACAGCCACGTGGACTACAATTTCTCCACCCCCTTTCTCATCGAGAGAGAGAAAATCCACATTGATGACGCCTCCGCGGTCTACGCTGGAGTCGACTACTACTTCCACTACAATCCCAGCGTCGCCCTCTCCTTCGGCCTCGGTTACCTCTTCAACATCGACACTGCCGGCGTATCCTTCCAGGGCGAGCACGTCAAAGACACTAAGTTCGAAGGGTTCACCCTCCGAGTCGGCGCTGAATTCTAA